A region of Myxococcus stipitatus DSM 14675 DNA encodes the following proteins:
- a CDS encoding matrixin family metalloprotease yields MTQALVLSLAVSCGEASDIGVPSHDSFEDGWKAFRAQVVESAVRPGVFIVEGDIALYGEDALRKYYKEYMARASQPLTVRLHAGVDDVWTAAQKHSLTYCIGDGFPAGERPRLVAAINAAAISWSRRVGVSFQHVASEDGYCSIEDGGTNSNVVFEVQPSPEGTAASYNARAFFPSYFEKILYVAPKAFTTSRGGRTLEGILSHELGHVLGFRHEHIWATPIPEDCEDPDPPDEDKGQPGHQDDARQLVGGYDALSVMHYPECRPPGSIGGYSQTESDYRAAITIYGLAPALIVSAVTPL; encoded by the coding sequence ATGACGCAAGCGCTGGTGCTCTCCTTGGCGGTCTCCTGTGGAGAGGCATCGGATATCGGTGTCCCTTCTCATGATTCGTTCGAGGATGGGTGGAAGGCCTTCCGCGCCCAGGTGGTCGAGAGTGCCGTGCGCCCAGGTGTTTTCATTGTCGAGGGAGACATCGCTCTCTACGGCGAGGATGCGCTGCGCAAGTATTACAAGGAGTATATGGCCCGTGCTTCCCAGCCATTGACGGTCCGACTTCATGCGGGAGTGGACGATGTCTGGACTGCGGCCCAGAAGCACTCATTGACGTACTGTATTGGTGACGGCTTTCCTGCTGGGGAGAGGCCTCGGTTGGTCGCCGCGATAAATGCGGCGGCAATCTCCTGGAGTCGAAGGGTTGGGGTGTCCTTCCAGCACGTTGCGTCCGAGGACGGATATTGCTCCATCGAGGATGGCGGCACCAACAGCAATGTGGTGTTTGAGGTTCAGCCTTCGCCTGAGGGAACTGCGGCTTCCTACAACGCGAGGGCCTTCTTCCCGAGCTATTTCGAGAAGATTCTCTATGTTGCTCCAAAGGCCTTCACCACGTCCCGCGGGGGGAGAACCTTGGAGGGGATCCTCAGTCACGAGCTGGGGCATGTGCTGGGATTCCGTCATGAGCACATCTGGGCAACCCCAATCCCCGAGGACTGTGAGGATCCCGATCCTCCGGATGAAGACAAGGGACAGCCCGGGCATCAGGACGACGCACGGCAACTCGTGGGTGGATATGATGCACTGTCGGTGATGCATTATCCTGAGTGCAGGCCTCCTGGCTCTATAGGGGGCTACTCCCAAACGGAATCAGACTACCGTGCAGCCATCACCATCTATGGTCTGGCCCCGGCTCTGATCGTCTCGGCAGTCACGCCGCTGTAG
- a CDS encoding MutS-related protein, producing the protein MSANVTPPTPHTTYTERRASAQAELSALDRVSARYANLRTLAFLFAVVLGGLIITGRIPKTWWWGAVGAAVAYGVLAVLHHQIFRREARQRLYVTLNERGLARLGHGWHEFPERGERFASPSHLYTPDLDVFGQGSLFQLLNETATRAGEERLASWLSAPASVETVEARQGAARELAPRVDFRQDLCVDARTVAKEKADPALFIQWAEAGPSLTSIRWSRPLALLLPPVTLALFILGEVGVLPGSSVWAGLAAQLAVAVATRRTLRKMDEAVEKGEQGFVRYAPLFERMESQRFEHPLLRNLQQGLQPQGEPPVSAHFHRFSQLFSLIEFKRHQFHPLVHWLTLWDIHALFALENWRAKHGAHLRHWFESLAELEALSCVAGLAHDRPAFAWPTLEARGPVMEAKQLGHPLLDAPVPNDVALPGPGHALVITGSNMSGKTTLMRAMGTNVVLALAGAPVCATSLRLSPLQVLTSMRVKDSLERGVSYFYAEVQRIKAVLDAARAANGQALFLLDEILLGTNTRERQLASREVLRLLLSTGAAGAVTTHDLSLTALAEEAGAHVLNVHFRDHLEDGKMVFDYTLREGVVDTTNALRVLRLAGVPVDDPEAPAS; encoded by the coding sequence GTGTCCGCGAACGTCACGCCTCCCACTCCCCACACCACGTACACCGAGCGCCGCGCCTCCGCGCAGGCCGAGCTGTCCGCCCTGGACCGCGTCAGCGCTCGCTACGCCAACCTCCGCACCCTCGCCTTCCTCTTCGCCGTCGTCCTCGGCGGACTCATCATCACCGGCCGGATTCCCAAGACGTGGTGGTGGGGCGCGGTGGGCGCCGCCGTCGCGTACGGCGTGCTCGCCGTCCTCCATCATCAAATCTTCCGCCGCGAGGCTCGCCAGCGCCTCTACGTGACGCTCAACGAGCGCGGCCTCGCGAGACTCGGCCACGGCTGGCACGAGTTCCCCGAGCGCGGCGAGCGCTTCGCCTCCCCCTCCCACCTCTACACCCCTGACCTGGATGTCTTCGGCCAGGGCAGCCTCTTCCAGCTCCTCAACGAGACCGCCACCCGCGCCGGAGAGGAGCGACTGGCCTCCTGGCTCTCCGCCCCCGCCTCCGTGGAGACCGTGGAAGCCCGCCAGGGCGCCGCTCGGGAACTGGCCCCGCGCGTGGACTTCCGCCAGGACCTCTGCGTCGACGCACGCACCGTGGCCAAGGAGAAGGCCGACCCCGCCCTCTTCATCCAATGGGCGGAAGCGGGCCCCTCCCTCACGTCCATCCGCTGGTCCCGCCCCCTGGCCCTCCTCCTCCCCCCGGTGACGCTGGCCCTCTTCATCCTGGGCGAAGTCGGCGTGCTCCCCGGCTCCTCCGTCTGGGCCGGCCTCGCCGCGCAGCTCGCCGTCGCCGTCGCCACCCGCCGCACGCTGCGGAAGATGGATGAGGCCGTGGAGAAGGGAGAGCAGGGCTTCGTCCGCTACGCCCCCCTCTTCGAGCGCATGGAGAGCCAGCGCTTCGAACACCCCCTCCTGCGAAACCTCCAGCAGGGCCTCCAGCCCCAGGGCGAGCCCCCCGTCTCCGCCCACTTCCACCGCTTCAGCCAGCTCTTCTCCCTCATCGAGTTCAAGCGCCACCAGTTCCACCCCCTGGTGCACTGGCTCACCCTCTGGGATATCCACGCCCTCTTCGCGCTGGAGAACTGGCGCGCGAAGCACGGCGCCCATCTGCGCCATTGGTTCGAGTCCCTCGCCGAGCTCGAGGCGCTCTCCTGCGTCGCCGGCCTCGCGCATGACCGCCCCGCCTTCGCCTGGCCCACCCTGGAGGCCCGAGGCCCCGTGATGGAGGCGAAGCAGCTGGGCCACCCGCTCCTCGACGCCCCCGTCCCCAACGACGTCGCCCTGCCCGGCCCCGGGCACGCCCTGGTCATCACCGGCTCCAACATGAGCGGCAAGACAACGCTGATGCGCGCCATGGGCACCAACGTCGTGCTGGCCCTCGCCGGCGCCCCGGTGTGCGCCACGTCCCTGCGCCTGTCCCCGCTCCAGGTCCTCACCAGCATGCGCGTGAAGGACTCGCTCGAGCGCGGCGTCTCGTACTTCTACGCGGAGGTGCAGCGCATCAAGGCCGTGCTGGACGCGGCGCGCGCGGCGAACGGGCAGGCCCTGTTCCTCCTCGACGAAATCCTCCTGGGCACCAACACCCGCGAGCGACAGCTCGCCTCGCGCGAGGTGCTCCGGCTCCTGCTGTCCACCGGGGCCGCGGGCGCGGTGACGACGCATGACCTATCGCTGACGGCGCTCGCCGAAGAGGCCGGGGCGCACGTGCTCAACGTCCACTTCCGCGACCACCTGGAGGACGGGAAGATGGTCTTCGACTACACGCTGCGAGAGGGCGTCGTCGACACCACCAACGCGCTGCGCGTGCTGCGCCTCGCGGGTGTCCCCGTCGACGACCCGGAAGCCCCCGCGAGCTGA
- a CDS encoding thiolase family protein, translating to MPGRVVIASAVRTPFTRAHKGEFKDTRPDTLAAIAIKEAVAKVPGLKGSDVEDVVLGCAMPEAEQGMNVARQATLLAGLPVDVPAMTINRFCSSGTQAIAQVAAAIQAGQIQVGIGGGTESMSMVPMGGNKVSANPEIMANHPEIYSSMGVTAENIASRHNVSREDSDKFAAESQRRAAAAREQGKFAAEIIPVTTTVYDEEGNAKTVTVSVDTILRPETTFEGLNKLKPAFNAKGVVTAGNASPLTDGAAAAVVMSEEKAKELGVKPLGYFLDFAVAGVPPEVMGIGPVPAVRKLLAKNKLEVKDIDVFELNEAFAPQALYCIRELGISEDKVNPNGGAIALGHPLGVSGARLVATILQELKRRNGRYGVVTMCIGGGMGAAALIENAK from the coding sequence ATGCCTGGTCGAGTCGTGATTGCCAGCGCGGTCCGCACGCCGTTCACCCGCGCGCACAAGGGCGAGTTCAAGGACACGCGGCCGGATACCCTGGCCGCCATCGCCATCAAGGAAGCGGTCGCCAAGGTCCCCGGACTGAAGGGCTCGGATGTCGAGGACGTGGTCCTCGGCTGTGCGATGCCGGAGGCCGAGCAGGGCATGAACGTGGCGCGTCAGGCCACGCTCCTGGCGGGCCTGCCGGTCGACGTGCCGGCGATGACCATCAACCGCTTCTGTTCCTCTGGAACGCAGGCCATCGCCCAGGTGGCGGCGGCCATCCAGGCGGGGCAGATCCAGGTGGGCATCGGCGGTGGCACCGAGTCCATGTCCATGGTCCCCATGGGCGGCAACAAGGTGAGCGCCAACCCTGAAATCATGGCGAACCACCCGGAGATCTACTCGTCGATGGGTGTGACGGCGGAGAACATCGCCTCGCGTCACAACGTGTCGCGCGAGGACTCCGACAAGTTCGCCGCGGAGAGCCAGCGCCGCGCCGCCGCCGCGCGGGAGCAGGGCAAGTTCGCCGCGGAGATCATCCCCGTCACGACCACCGTGTACGACGAGGAGGGCAACGCGAAGACGGTGACGGTGTCGGTGGACACCATCCTGCGCCCGGAGACGACGTTCGAGGGCCTGAACAAGCTCAAGCCCGCGTTCAACGCCAAGGGCGTGGTGACGGCCGGCAACGCGTCGCCGCTGACGGACGGCGCGGCGGCCGCGGTGGTGATGAGCGAGGAGAAGGCGAAGGAGCTGGGCGTCAAGCCGCTGGGCTACTTCCTGGACTTCGCCGTCGCGGGCGTGCCTCCGGAGGTCATGGGCATCGGCCCCGTGCCCGCGGTGCGCAAGCTGCTGGCGAAGAACAAGCTCGAGGTGAAGGACATCGACGTCTTCGAGCTGAACGAGGCCTTCGCTCCGCAGGCGCTGTACTGCATCCGTGAGCTGGGCATCTCCGAGGACAAGGTGAACCCCAACGGTGGCGCCATCGCCCTGGGCCACCCGCTGGGCGTGTCCGGTGCGCGCCTGGTCGCCACGATTCTGCAGGAGCTGAAGCGCCGCAACGGCCGCTACGGCGTCGTCACCATGTGCATCGGTGGCGGCATGGGCGCCGCGGCGCTCATCGAGAACGCGAAGTAG